The Candidatus Sphingomonas colombiensis genome contains the following window.
CGCGATCAAGCCGGTCGCCCCCCTCCCCGCTCCTGTCACGCTCGCTGCGATGAAGGCGGAACCGGCGCTCGCCAACTTGCCGATGCTCCGCCAGTCGCGGCTGTCAGTGTCACCCGTTGGCAACACCGAATGGACAATAATCACCGCGCCGCCCAAAGGCTGAGCCGGCAGCGGGCAATGGCCCGCCTTTTTCATTTTTCGGACACAAACCGCGACTAGCCGCCGCTGGAGCAGGTCCACAGCAGCATAAACGGAGAACGCAATTGCGCGCATCCCCCTTGGGGCGAGCGCCTTTCGCGTCATTCGTGCTGGGGTCGGCCCGCGAGACTGAAAAGCAAAAAAAGGGAACCATCGTGTCCATTCGTCATCGCTTCCGCCCCGCGTTGCTCGCGGGCGTGACCGCCGGCCTCGCCGTTTTCGCGGCCCCCGCGCACGCTCAGACCGCTGACACCGCCGCCACTCCCGAAGGCAATGGCCTGAGCGAGATCGTCGTCACCGCCGAACGCCGCAGCGAGAACATGCAGCGCGTGCCGGTTTCGGTCGCGGCGGTCAGCGGCGCGGATATGCGCAACTTCCAGGCGGCGGGCGAAGACATCCTCGCGCTCTCCGGCCGCGTGCCCAGCCTGTACGTCGAGACGACGACCGGCCGCATCTTCCCGCGCTTCTACATCCGCGGCCTCGGCAATATCGATTTCTACCTCGGCGCATCGCAGCCGGTATCGATCATCCAGGACGACGTGGTGCTTGAGCATGTCGTGCTGAAGTCAAACCCCGTTTATGACGTGGCGCAGGTCGAAGTGCTGCGTGGCCCGCAGGGCTCGCTGTTCGGCCGCAACACCACCGCCGGCATCATCAAGTTCGATACGAACAAGCCGACGATGGACTGGGAAGGCCGCGGCTCCGCTTCGTGGGGCAGCTACAACACCGTGTCGGCCGATCTCGGCCTGGGTGGCCCGATCATCGCCGACAAGCTGGCGTTCCGCGTTTCCGGCCTGTGGCAGCATCGCGACAATTGGGTCGACAACAACTTCACCGGCGTCGGCGCCGACGGCACGACCGGCGGCAAGAAGCAGATGGGCGGCTTCAACGATCGCAACGCGCGCCTCCAGTTGCTGTTCACCCCGACCGACAATTTCTCGATCGACGTTTCGGGCCATGTCCGCGACTATGACGGCACCTCGACGCTGTTCCATCGCGGGGCGCTGAAGAAGGGGTCGAACAACGTTCAGGCCGAGCCGCGCAACGTGGTTTCCTATGACGAGGCCGCCGGCAATCCGCAGTCTTACAAGACGCAGGGCGCGTCGGTTCGCGCGGCGTGGAACTTCGGCGGCGCGACGCTGACCTCGATCACCGCTTACGAGCATTCCTCGGGCTTCAGCCGTGGCGATACCGATGGCGGCGCAGCGGCGAACTTCCCCGTCAACGGTCAGCCCAACGGCTTCGGCCAGAGCGAGGGCTATCTGCGCGGGCTGGATCAGTGGACGCAGGAATTGCGGCTCTCCTCGAACGGCGACAGCGCGTTCAAGTGGCAGTTCGGCGGCTTCTATTTCGACAGCCGCGACATCACCGACTTCTATCAGCGCGGCTATTTCCTGCTGCCGAGCAACGCGGGCTACAACCCGAACAACTGGGTGCGGCTGCATGACGTCAACACGTCGTGGGCGGTGTTCGGCCAGGCAAGCTACACGCTCGACAAGCTGACGCTGACCGCCGGCGCGCGCTACACCGAGGATCGCAAGGATACGACGCTGTTGCAGGCCGCGATGAATGCTGCCGGCACGACGGTGAATTTCCCGGCGAACGCTCCGCGCAACGTCAGGCTCGTCGGCAAGGAACCGAGCTGGGATATCTCGGCACTGTACGCCGTCAATCCGGACGTGAACCTCTATGCTCGCGTCGCGCGCGGCTTCCGCGGCCCGACGATCCAGGGTCGTTCGGCAGTGTTCGGCTCGGCCTTCACCACGGCGGATTCGGAAACGATCATGTCGTATGAAGCCGGCTTCAAGTCGCAGCCCACGTCGAACCTGCGCTTCAACGCCACCGCCTTCGCCTATACGGTGAAGAACATCCAGCTGAACGGCAATGACGAGTTCGGCAACGGCGTGCTGTTCAACGCCAATCACGCCAATGCCTATGGCATCGAGGCGGAAGCCGAGTGGCGTCCGATCCGCAACATCACCTTCACGCTGGGCGCGAGCGCGCTGCACTCGAAGATCAAGGACAGCCGCGTTTACGCACAGGTCTGCGCGCTGAACGGACAGGTCGTTTGCACGGTGCTCGATCCGGTGATCAAGGTTGGCAACAACTATTTCGCCTCGATCAACGGCAACTCGCTGCCGAACGCCCCGACGTTCAACATCGACGGCGCGGTGCGGTATGACATTCCGCTCGGCAATGGCGGCAACTTCTTCGTCGGCGCCGATGCCAACGTGCAGGGCTACACCAACTTCGTGCTCTATCGCACGAAGGAGTTCTACTCGAACGGCAACCTCGAACTCGGCCTGAAGGCCGGCTTCACCACGCCGGACAAGAAGTATGAGATCGCCGCCTTCGCGCGGAACGTCACCAACGAGAAGAACCTCAAGGGCGTGATCGAAAACTATATGGCTGCGGTGTTCAACGAGCCGCGCGTCATCGGCGTGTCGGTTTCCGGCCGCTTCAACTGATCGCGAGCCGGGGCGGGTCTTCACGATCCGCCCCGGCCTCTCGCGCCGGGGCTTTTCCCGGACGAGCGCACGAAAAAAGGGCGGGATGGCATCAGCCACCCCGCCCTTTTTTTCACCTCGTCGCCATCCCATCGCTCCGGCCATGTGCCGGAGCAACGGGATGAGAAGATCAGGCCGCCTGCTTGGCCCGCGACGCGCGCTTGCGCTCATGCGGATCGAGGTGGCGCTTGCGCAGCCGGATCGATTTCGGCGTCACTTCGACCATCTCGTCATCGTCGATGTACGCAATGGCCTGTTCCAGCGTCATCTTCTTCGGCGGAGTCAGGCGGATCGCATCGTCCTTGCCGCCGCTCGCGCGGAAGTTGGTCAGCTGCTTCGCCTTCATCGGATTGACCTCAAGGTCATCCGTCTTGGCATTCTCGCCGATGATCATGCCCTCGTAGAGCGCCTCGCCATGGCCGACGAACAGGATGCCGCGATCTTCGAGCGGGCCGAGCGCGTAGGAATTGGCCTCGCCTGCCCCGTTCGAGATCAGCACGCCATTCTTGCGGCCTTCGATATTGCCCTTGTGCGGGCCATATTTCTCGAACAGCCGGTTCATGATGCCGGTGCCGCGCGTATCGGACAGGAACTCGCCGTGATAGCCGATCAGCCCGCGCGACGGCGCGCTGAAGGTGATGCGCGTCTTGCCACCGCCCGATGGGCGCATGTCGGTCATCTCGCCCTTACGCAGGTTCATCTTCTCGACGACCGTGCCCGAATGCTCCTCGTCCACGTCGATCACGACGGTTTCGTACGGCTCGGTCTTCTTGCCGTCCTCATCCTCGCCGAACAGCACGCGCGGGCGGCTGATGCCGAGTTCGAAGCCTTCACGACGCATCGTCTCGATCAGCACGCCGAGCTGAAGCTCGCCACGCCCGGCGACTTCATAGCTGTCGCGATCGGCGGCCTCGGTCACCTTGATCGCGACGTTCGATTCCGCCTCGCGGAACAGGCGGTCGCGAATCATGCGCGACGTCACCTTGCTGCCCTCGCGGCCCGCCATCGGCGAATCGTTCACCGCGAAGCGCATCGACAGCGTCGGCGGATCGATCGGCTGTGCGTGGAGCGGCTCGAGAACGCTGGTGTCCGAGATCGTGTTAGAAACTGTCGCGACCGTCAGGCCGGCCATCGAAATGATGTCGCCCGCCTTGGCTTCGTCGACCGGCACGCGATCGAGGCCGCGGAACGACATGATCTTCGATGCACGTCCGGTCTCGACGATCTTGCCGTCGTTATCCATCGCGTGGATCGGCTGGTTGAGCTTCACCGTGCCCGAATTGACGCGGCCGGTGAGGATGCGGCCAAGGAAGTTGTCACGATCCAGCAGCGTCACCAGGAAGGTGAACGGCGCGTCCTGATCCAGATTGGGCGGCGGCACATGGCTGACGATCGTTTCGAACATCGGGCGCAGCGTGCCTTCGCGCGCATCCATGTCAGTGGAGGCGTAGCCATTGCGGCCGGAAGCATAAAGAACCGGGAAATCAAGCTGTTCGTCGGTCGCTTCAAGCGTGACGAACAGATCGAACACCTCGTCCAGCACTTCCTGGATGCGGGCGTCGCTACGGTCGACCTTGTTGACGACGACGATCGGGCGCAGGCCCAGCGCCAGCGCCTTGCCGGTGACGAACTTCGTCTGCGGCATCGCGCCTTCGGCCGAATCGACCAGCAGGATCACGCCGTCGACCATCGACAGGATGCGTTCCACCTCGCCACCGAAATCGGCGTGGCCGGGGGTGTCGACGATATTGATCCGCGTGCCTTCCCACTCGATCGAGGTGGGCTTGGCGAGGATGGTGATCCCGCGCTCGCGCTCCAGATCGTTCGAGTCCATCACGCGTTCCTCGACGCGCTGATTGTCTCGGAACGTGCCGGATTGGCGGAAAAGTTGGTCGACGAGAGTGGTTTTGCCATGATCGACGTGCGCGATGATGGCGATATTGCGCAGATTCATCGGTGTTCCTGGAATGGCCGCAGGGCGCGCGGCGTTGCGCGCGCCGATAGCGCATTTGCTGCATTGCGACTAGAGCTAGCGCGCAATGTGATTTTCGGGCCGCGATCGGGCGGTGCGTTATGCTTTGTTGAGGAGAGCGCGAATATGCCCGCCCCCATGCTCTTTCCCGTTTTATTCGCGCTCGCGCAAGGTGCGCCGGTCGCCGCCGCGCCTCCCGCTTCATGTGCCATGCCCGCCGGAATGGAGGGATGGTCCAAAATGACACAGATCGCGGGCGTCCCGCGCGTGCGTGACACGGGCAAGGCGTTGCTCCCGATCGGCTCAAGCGCGCTCGTCGCGCTGCTGCCTACGTCGCAGGTCAGTTATGCCGTACCGCCAGCCAAAGCGGGCGCCCCCGCCAGCAACGGCGGCTTGCTGGGTTTCTTCGTGGCGCGGCCGGGCCGTTATCGCGTGGCGCTGGGCAATGCGGCGTGGGTGGACGTGGTGCGGGACGGCAAGTCGCTCACCTCGGTCGCGCATAATCATGGGCCAGCGTGCAGCGGCATCCGAAAGATGGTCGATTTCGATCTCTCGCCGGGCCGCTATCTGCTCCAGATCGCCGGAAGCGACGCGCTCGCGTCGGGGGTGATGGTGTCGGCAGTCGAGAAATAACAGGCACATGTTGTCACGCCTGTTGAACCGGATCACCAGCGTGTTACATATGCAACACAGTTGAATGCGCTGCGCGGGCGCGTCATGTTCGCGCACCGCTGGAGGAAATGATGGCGAGCACCCCTGAGACGACCACCGCCGAGCCCGCGCTGAAGCTGACCCCGCCCGATCCGGTGCCGGTCGTCGCGAACGAACAGGCGGCCGGGCTCGTCCCCGTCGATGACGGCACGAAATCCAAGCTGGAGGAGCGCGTCGATCATTTCGTCGAGCAACTGGTGACGCAGGATGCGAACTCGCCGGAATTCGGCAAGCGCGTCGATGCGATCACCAGCATGGGCGCGAAGGAAATCCGCGACGCTGCCGGCCAGTCCAACCGCTTCCTCGATCGCCCGGTGCGCGCGATGGATCAGGAAACCGGGGTCGGCAAGGATCTGGCGCAGCTTCGCCGCGTGGTGGAGGATCTCGATCCGGGCCGGAAAGGCAATCTCAGCGCGCCGCAAAAGCTGTTCGGGATCATCCCCTTCGGCAACAAGATGCGCAATTATTTCGACACCTATAAGTCCAGCCAGACGCACATCTCCTCGATCCTGCGCAGCCTCGCCTCGGGCAAGGACGAGCTGCTGATGGACAATGCCGCGATCGATACAGAGCGTGCGAACCTGTGGTCCGCGATGGGCCGGCTGGAACAGATGATCCATCTGTCCAAGCTGATGGACCAGAAGCTTGAGGATAAGGCGAACGACCTCGACGCGACCGAGCCCGCCAAGGCCAAGGCGATCCGCGAGACGGCGCTGTTCTACGCCCGCCAGCGCACGCAGGATCTGCTCACGCAGATGGCGGTGACGGTGCAGGGCTATCTCGCGCTCGATCTGGTCAAGAAGAACAATGTCGAGCTGATCAAGGGCGTCGATCGCGCGTCGACCACCACCGTATCGGCGCTGCGCACCGCCGTCACCGTGGCGCAGGCGATGACCAACCAGAAACTGGTGCTGGATCAGATCACCCAGCTCAACACCACCACCGCCAACATCATCGATTCGACCGGCAAGCTGCTGCGTTCGAACACCGCGCGCATCCACGAACAGGCCGCCTCGTCCGCGATCCCGCTGGAGACGCTGCAACGCGCGTTCCAGAACATCTACGACACGATGGACGCGATCGACACGTTCAAGATGAAGGCGCTCGATTCGATGAAGACCACGGTCGATACGCTCGGCCGCGAGGTGGAGAAATCGAAGGGCTATATCGCCCGTGCCGAAGGCGCGTCGCAGAATCAGCTCGCCGCGCCGCAGGACAATTTCAAGCTGGAGTCGGTGTGAACGACACCTCCGATCAGACGATCGCCGCCGCCCGCGCCGCTTACGAGCGGATCACCGGCGCGCGCTACGATACCGGCAATATGGTCCGTCGGCGGCGCAGCGGCGGCGCGCAGCGGCTTGCCAGGCGGCTCGCGCGAATCGCGATCGCCGATGCGGTGATCCTCGTCGCGGCGGTGGTGATCGGGCTGATCGTGCCGCTCGGCATCCTCGGCGCGATGGCGGTGATGGCGCTCCTGCTCGCCGCGACCCTGTCGCTCGCGATCTGGCCGGCCGATGCGCCGATCGCGCCGGAGCGATTGCGCCAGGCCGATATCCGCGCGCTCCCGTCACAGACCGCGCGTTGGCTCGATACGCAACGCCCGGCCCTTCCCGCGCCCGCGATATCGGTGACCGATCGGATCGGCGTGCGGCTCGATACGCTCGGCGCGCAGCTCGCCGCGCTTCAGGAGGAAACCCCCGCGACCGCCGAAATCCGCCGTCTGGTGGGCGAGCAGCTCCCGGAATTCGTCCGCGATTATCAGCGCGTGCCGCGCGAGCTGCGCGCGACCCCGCGCAACGGCAAGACGCCGGATCGTCAGCTCGTCGAAGGGCTGGAAGTGATCGAGCGCGAGATCGGCCAGATGTCCGAGGAGCTCGCGCAGGGCGATCTCGATTCGCTCGCCACGCGTGGCCGCTATCTCGAAATCAAATATCGCGGCGAGGAATCCTAAGTCACTTCGCTTAGCGGTAGCGACAATGTCATGCGGATCGGCTAGCGCATCGGCATGACTGATCGTGTGCTGGGCTTCGAGGGCATCCACAATTTCCGCGATTACGGCGGCTATGACACGCCGTCGGGCCGCATCCGCAATCGGCTTTTGTGGCGTTCCGGCCAGCATGGCGAAGCGACCCCGGCCGATCTGGCGAATGTCGCCGGGCTCGATATCACCACGGTGATCGATCTGCGCGGCGATACGGAGCGGCGGATCAGCCCGTGCCTGCGCCACGACGGATTCGCGGGCATGGTGCTGTTCGCGCCGGGTGAGACCGCCGGGAGCGAACTTGCCCCCCATGAGGAAGCGGGAGCGGGCATCGCCACCGCCGATGAGGCGCGCGCCGCGATGAAGCGGCTCTACACCACCATGCCGTATCGCGATGTGCTGGTCCGTTCGCTGCGGCTCTACTTCGAGGCGCTGGAAACGCGCGAGGGCGCGAGCCTGCTCCACTGCCTTGCCGGCAAGGATCGCACCGGCGTGGCGGTCGCGTTGCTCCACCGCTTGCTGGGAGTGAACGACGACGATGTCATGGCGGACTATCTGCTCACCAACACCGCCGGCAATCAGGCACGCCGCATCGCCAGCGCGGCTGGGTCGGTGCGCGAACGCTATGGCGCGCAGATGAGCGATGAGGCGGTAATCGCGCTGATGTCGGTCGAGGCGGATTATCTTCACACCGCCTTTGCCGCGATCCGGGAACAGCATGGCGATGTCGCGAGCTATGCCGAACAGGTGCTTGGGGTGGATGCCGCCCGGCGCGATCGGATTGCCGCGCGCCTGATCGGCTGAGTCGGCCTTACAGCTCGAACATTATCCCCCACAGCAGGATCGCGTTCAGCACCACGATCAGCGCCGCCGCGGCCCATGCCAGTGCCTGCACCCAGCGTGGCGCCGCATGTGCGCCCATCACCTTCGCACTGCCGGTGAAGGCGACCAGCGGGATAACCGCGAACGGCAATTGCATGCTGAGGATCACCTGGCTGAGCAGCAACAGCCTGGTCGCGCCGCCATCCCCCATCACCATCACCACCGCGACCGCCGGCACCAGCGCCAGCCCGCGCGTCACCAGCCGCCGCAGCCAGGTCGGCATCCGCAGGTCGAGGAACCCCTCCATCACGATCTGCCCCGCGAGCGTGCCGGTGACGGTGGAATTCTGCCCGCTGGCGAGCAACGCGATGGCGAACACCGTGCTTGCCGCGCCCACCCCCAGCATCGGCGCGAGCAATTGATGCGCCTCCTCGATCTCCGCCACCCCGGTGCGCCCCGCGACGTGGAAAGTCGCCGCCGCCAGTACGAGGATCGCGGCATTGATGAAGAAAGCGAGGCCCAGCGACACCGTGGAATCGATCGTCGCCAGCCGGATCGCCTCGCGCCGCTCATGTTCCTCGCGCCCGAACGCACGGGTCTGCACGACCGCGGAATGAAGGTAGAGATTGTGTGGCATCACCGTCGCGCCAAGGATGCCGATCGCGATATAGAGCATCGCCGGATTGCGGATGATTTCGGCAGTCGGCACCAGCCCGCGCGCCGCCGCGCGCCAGTCCGGCCCGGCCCAGATCAATTCCAGCGCGAAACAACCGGCGATGATGATCAGCAGCGCCGCGATAAACGCCTCCAGCCGGCGAAAACCGAAACGCTGCAACGCGAGGATCAGGAACACGTCGAGCGCGGTGATGCACACGCCCGTGACGAGCGGCAGGCCGAACAGCAATTTGAGCGCGATCGCCGTGCCCAGCACCTCGGCCAGATCGCAGGCGACGATCGCGATCTCGCACAAGATCCACTGCACCATCGAGACGCGCCGCGAATAATAAGCCCGGCACGCCTGTGCGAGATCGAGGCCGGCGCCAATTCCCAGCCGCGCGGCCAGCGCCTGAAGCACGATGGCCATCAGGTTCGACAGCAGCACGACCGACAGCAGAGCATAGCCGAACGCGGAGCCGCCCGCGATGTCGGTCGCCCAATTGCCCGGGTCCATATAGCCGACCGCGACCAGCCAGCCGGGCCCCGCGAAGGCGAAAAATTTGCGCCAGAAACCGGCGCCGCGCGGCACGAGGATCGTGCCATGGCTTTCAGGCAGGGAGCGCATCATCTGGATCAGGGGCCGCGTCATCGCGCTGCTCAATGCGGGACGGTGCGGCGCGGTTCAACCGCGATTCGACCATCGCCGCCGAACCGCCAAAAGACCCTTGCCGCCAAGCGCGGCCAGCGGCACCATCACGCGATGAACCGCTTTCGCCCCCTCGCCTGCGCCGCCCTTTCCATCGCCCTGCCGTCCGCGGCCAGTGCGGCCGAGCCGATCGCGGGCCGCTATTTCACCGCCGATGGATCGGGCATCATCGCGGTCGCGCCGTGCAACACCGCAATGTGCGGCAAGCTCGCCACGATCGTGAAGCCCACGCCTGGCGGCCCGACGACGGATGTGAAGAATCCCGATCCGGCGCTACGCTCGCGCCCGTTCCTCGGCATGCCGATCCTCCTGAGCCTCACCGATCAGGGCAAGGACTGGCGCGGCGAAATCTATGATCCGCGCCGGGGCAAGACATTCAAGTCCATCGTCACCCGCAATGTGGACGGCTCGCTCAACGTGCAGGGCTGCGTCGCGATGTTCTGCCAAACGCAAGTATGGCGACCCGCGCGCTGACATTGCCGGGCGAGTGCAGGATGGCGGGCTTCGCCGCAATGCCGGCCATTTATCCGATTCCGCGCAATACATGAAAGCGGACGCTGGCCGGAAAACAGCCGATTGACACGCATGGCCTATCGCTGCTTGCGATGCTGCTGCCGAGGAAA
Protein-coding sequences here:
- a CDS encoding TonB-dependent receptor; this encodes MSIRHRFRPALLAGVTAGLAVFAAPAHAQTADTAATPEGNGLSEIVVTAERRSENMQRVPVSVAAVSGADMRNFQAAGEDILALSGRVPSLYVETTTGRIFPRFYIRGLGNIDFYLGASQPVSIIQDDVVLEHVVLKSNPVYDVAQVEVLRGPQGSLFGRNTTAGIIKFDTNKPTMDWEGRGSASWGSYNTVSADLGLGGPIIADKLAFRVSGLWQHRDNWVDNNFTGVGADGTTGGKKQMGGFNDRNARLQLLFTPTDNFSIDVSGHVRDYDGTSTLFHRGALKKGSNNVQAEPRNVVSYDEAAGNPQSYKTQGASVRAAWNFGGATLTSITAYEHSSGFSRGDTDGGAAANFPVNGQPNGFGQSEGYLRGLDQWTQELRLSSNGDSAFKWQFGGFYFDSRDITDFYQRGYFLLPSNAGYNPNNWVRLHDVNTSWAVFGQASYTLDKLTLTAGARYTEDRKDTTLLQAAMNAAGTTVNFPANAPRNVRLVGKEPSWDISALYAVNPDVNLYARVARGFRGPTIQGRSAVFGSAFTTADSETIMSYEAGFKSQPTSNLRFNATAFAYTVKNIQLNGNDEFGNGVLFNANHANAYGIEAEAEWRPIRNITFTLGASALHSKIKDSRVYAQVCALNGQVVCTVLDPVIKVGNNYFASINGNSLPNAPTFNIDGAVRYDIPLGNGGNFFVGADANVQGYTNFVLYRTKEFYSNGNLELGLKAGFTTPDKKYEIAAFARNVTNEKNLKGVIENYMAAVFNEPRVIGVSVSGRFN
- a CDS encoding toxic anion resistance protein, translated to MASTPETTTAEPALKLTPPDPVPVVANEQAAGLVPVDDGTKSKLEERVDHFVEQLVTQDANSPEFGKRVDAITSMGAKEIRDAAGQSNRFLDRPVRAMDQETGVGKDLAQLRRVVEDLDPGRKGNLSAPQKLFGIIPFGNKMRNYFDTYKSSQTHISSILRSLASGKDELLMDNAAIDTERANLWSAMGRLEQMIHLSKLMDQKLEDKANDLDATEPAKAKAIRETALFYARQRTQDLLTQMAVTVQGYLALDLVKKNNVELIKGVDRASTTTVSALRTAVTVAQAMTNQKLVLDQITQLNTTTANIIDSTGKLLRSNTARIHEQAASSAIPLETLQRAFQNIYDTMDAIDTFKMKALDSMKTTVDTLGREVEKSKGYIARAEGASQNQLAAPQDNFKLESV
- a CDS encoding homogentisate 1,2-dioxygenase; protein product: MTQIAGVPRVRDTGKALLPIGSSALVALLPTSQVSYAVPPAKAGAPASNGGLLGFFVARPGRYRVALGNAAWVDVVRDGKSLTSVAHNHGPACSGIRKMVDFDLSPGRYLLQIAGSDALASGVMVSAVEK
- a CDS encoding Nramp family divalent metal transporter, giving the protein MTRPLIQMMRSLPESHGTILVPRGAGFWRKFFAFAGPGWLVAVGYMDPGNWATDIAGGSAFGYALLSVVLLSNLMAIVLQALAARLGIGAGLDLAQACRAYYSRRVSMVQWILCEIAIVACDLAEVLGTAIALKLLFGLPLVTGVCITALDVFLILALQRFGFRRLEAFIAALLIIIAGCFALELIWAGPDWRAAARGLVPTAEIIRNPAMLYIAIGILGATVMPHNLYLHSAVVQTRAFGREEHERREAIRLATIDSTVSLGLAFFINAAILVLAAATFHVAGRTGVAEIEEAHQLLAPMLGVGAASTVFAIALLASGQNSTVTGTLAGQIVMEGFLDLRMPTWLRRLVTRGLALVPAVAVVMVMGDGGATRLLLLSQVILSMQLPFAVIPLVAFTGSAKVMGAHAAPRWVQALAWAAAALIVVLNAILLWGIMFEL
- the typA gene encoding translational GTPase TypA: MNLRNIAIIAHVDHGKTTLVDQLFRQSGTFRDNQRVEERVMDSNDLERERGITILAKPTSIEWEGTRINIVDTPGHADFGGEVERILSMVDGVILLVDSAEGAMPQTKFVTGKALALGLRPIVVVNKVDRSDARIQEVLDEVFDLFVTLEATDEQLDFPVLYASGRNGYASTDMDAREGTLRPMFETIVSHVPPPNLDQDAPFTFLVTLLDRDNFLGRILTGRVNSGTVKLNQPIHAMDNDGKIVETGRASKIMSFRGLDRVPVDEAKAGDIISMAGLTVATVSNTISDTSVLEPLHAQPIDPPTLSMRFAVNDSPMAGREGSKVTSRMIRDRLFREAESNVAIKVTEAADRDSYEVAGRGELQLGVLIETMRREGFELGISRPRVLFGEDEDGKKTEPYETVVIDVDEEHSGTVVEKMNLRKGEMTDMRPSGGGKTRITFSAPSRGLIGYHGEFLSDTRGTGIMNRLFEKYGPHKGNIEGRKNGVLISNGAGEANSYALGPLEDRGILFVGHGEALYEGMIIGENAKTDDLEVNPMKAKQLTNFRASGGKDDAIRLTPPKKMTLEQAIAYIDDDEMVEVTPKSIRLRKRHLDPHERKRASRAKQAA
- a CDS encoding DUF2147 domain-containing protein: MNRFRPLACAALSIALPSAASAAEPIAGRYFTADGSGIIAVAPCNTAMCGKLATIVKPTPGGPTTDVKNPDPALRSRPFLGMPILLSLTDQGKDWRGEIYDPRRGKTFKSIVTRNVDGSLNVQGCVAMFCQTQVWRPAR
- a CDS encoding tyrosine-protein phosphatase, yielding MTDRVLGFEGIHNFRDYGGYDTPSGRIRNRLLWRSGQHGEATPADLANVAGLDITTVIDLRGDTERRISPCLRHDGFAGMVLFAPGETAGSELAPHEEAGAGIATADEARAAMKRLYTTMPYRDVLVRSLRLYFEALETREGASLLHCLAGKDRTGVAVALLHRLLGVNDDDVMADYLLTNTAGNQARRIASAAGSVRERYGAQMSDEAVIALMSVEADYLHTAFAAIREQHGDVASYAEQVLGVDAARRDRIAARLIG